Within the Microbacterium sp. 1S1 genome, the region AGCGTCGCCCCCGCGGACTCCAGCGCGACCCGCGCGTTCTCGACAGCGCGGCGGGACTGCTCACCGACGTCGGGCGAGACGACGGTGCCGGACGCGTCCACGCCGTTCTGCCCGCCGAGGTAGACGGTGGTCGCCCCGGGTGGGACGACGGCGGCGTGACTGAAGGCCGGGCTGCGGACGAGTCCGTCGGGCTGCAGGAAGGTGATGTTCATGCGCCGATCATCCCGCGGGCCACCGACATCGCGCCCCGGGGACTC harbors:
- a CDS encoding RidA family protein; translated protein: MNITFLQPDGLVRSPAFSHAAVVPPGATTVYLGGQNGVDASGTVVSPDVGEQSRRAVENARVALESAGATLDDVVSWTILIHEDADLRAAYGAVASTLTRDGAPPLVTAARVAGLGVPGALIEVSAIAAIVRD